The Streptomyces sp. NBC_01268 genome window below encodes:
- a CDS encoding alpha/beta hydrolase family protein gives MPLTRRRLLSTLGAATALATTGAARPPARTAAAPGAHPGATPAPVTLRLPPPTGPWPVGTVELHLVDRTRPDPLVPARPFRELMAGVWYPADPGGTYPTAPWLPPAAAADWDEHSAPALGIRTGAVGWRGIRTHARTGAPVARAAGRLPVVLFSSGDGGTRALGTTLVEELASRGYVVISVDSTYEAEQVEFPGGRVERALPLPDELTPEVVAALLAQHSRARLADAAFVLGQLDSLARGHNPDAGRRPLPTGLPQALDVARTGVFGQSLGGSVAAQLAHDDPRVRAAAGLDGEFVGPVARSGVATPFLLMASGTKTLATEPSWATFWAASTGWKHALRLRDAAHGSYTDLQVLLPPLTGRLPVPATELVGTIDPCRSLAAQRTAVTAFFDLHLKRRPTAFFEYPGDRHPEVEVLG, from the coding sequence ATGCCCCTCACCCGTCGCCGACTGCTCAGCACGCTGGGCGCCGCCACCGCACTCGCCACCACGGGCGCCGCCCGCCCGCCCGCGCGGACCGCCGCCGCACCGGGAGCCCACCCCGGCGCGACACCGGCCCCCGTCACGCTCCGCCTCCCGCCGCCCACAGGGCCCTGGCCGGTCGGCACCGTCGAGCTGCACCTCGTCGACCGGACCCGTCCCGACCCGCTCGTACCGGCGCGGCCCTTCCGCGAGCTGATGGCCGGGGTCTGGTACCCGGCGGATCCGGGAGGGACGTACCCGACCGCGCCGTGGCTGCCCCCGGCGGCCGCCGCCGACTGGGACGAGCACTCCGCACCCGCCCTGGGAATCCGGACCGGGGCGGTGGGCTGGCGGGGGATCCGCACCCACGCGAGAACGGGCGCACCCGTCGCCCGCGCGGCCGGAAGGCTGCCGGTGGTGCTGTTCTCCTCCGGCGACGGCGGCACCCGGGCGCTCGGCACCACCCTGGTCGAGGAGCTGGCGAGCCGCGGCTACGTCGTGATCTCCGTGGACTCCACCTACGAGGCCGAGCAGGTCGAGTTCCCCGGCGGGCGCGTCGAACGGGCCCTCCCGCTGCCCGACGAGCTCACCCCGGAGGTCGTCGCCGCCCTCCTGGCGCAGCACTCCCGGGCCCGCCTCGCCGACGCGGCCTTCGTCCTCGGACAGCTCGACAGCCTGGCCCGCGGGCACAACCCCGACGCCGGGCGGCGGCCCCTGCCCACCGGACTGCCCCAGGCGCTCGACGTGGCGAGGACCGGCGTGTTCGGGCAGTCCCTGGGCGGCTCCGTCGCCGCGCAGCTCGCCCACGACGACCCGCGCGTCCGCGCGGCCGCCGGCCTCGACGGCGAGTTCGTCGGCCCGGTCGCCCGCAGCGGGGTCGCCACGCCGTTCCTGCTGATGGCGTCCGGTACGAAGACCCTGGCCACCGAGCCGAGCTGGGCGACGTTCTGGGCCGCCTCGACCGGCTGGAAGCACGCCCTGCGTCTGCGGGACGCCGCCCACGGCTCGTACACCGACCTTCAGGTGCTCCTTCCCCCGCTCACCGGCCGTCTGCCGGTCCCCGCCACCGAGCTCGTCGGCACCATCGACCCCTGCCGCTCCCTGGCGGCACAGCGCACCGCCGTCACCGCCTTCTTCGATCTGCACCTCAAGCGACGGCCCACGGCCTTCTTCGAGTACCCCGGCGACCGGCACCCGGAGGTGGAGGTGCTGGGCTGA
- a CDS encoding CPBP family intramembrane glutamic endopeptidase yields MPSRDPRDPHDAEPAERRHDGTGGPTPRSRWRGPIGTWPAVALTVGVLVVANVLMHRWSGPAELAAAVAVTAVLLGVLRWAGGTRADAGLAPGTLGRGARWALALIGLVGAVYLAGALLPATRGLFEDRRYAGMDGAEVALRVLVYVPVGTVLLEETAFRGVLYGLVARARGAVWATTVSSLLFGLWHVLPSLHLSTAKPALTTVFGDSALGAGVAIGAAVLFTAAAGVLFCELRRRSGSLLAPMGLHWAVNALGYVVGFLLR; encoded by the coding sequence GTGCCCTCCCGCGACCCCCGCGACCCCCACGACGCCGAACCCGCCGAGCGGCGGCACGACGGCACCGGAGGCCCCACGCCGCGGAGCCGGTGGCGCGGGCCGATCGGCACCTGGCCGGCGGTCGCGCTCACCGTGGGCGTGCTCGTCGTCGCCAACGTGCTCATGCACCGCTGGTCGGGACCGGCCGAACTCGCCGCGGCCGTGGCGGTCACCGCCGTGCTGCTCGGAGTGCTCCGCTGGGCGGGCGGCACGCGGGCGGACGCGGGCCTGGCGCCCGGCACGCTGGGGCGCGGCGCCCGGTGGGCGCTGGCCCTGATCGGCCTGGTCGGCGCCGTCTACCTGGCCGGGGCGCTGCTGCCGGCCACCAGGGGCCTCTTCGAGGACCGGCGCTACGCGGGGATGGACGGCGCCGAGGTGGCGCTGCGCGTGCTCGTGTACGTGCCCGTCGGCACCGTACTGCTGGAGGAGACCGCCTTCCGCGGGGTGCTGTACGGGCTGGTGGCCCGGGCGCGGGGCGCCGTCTGGGCGACGACCGTGTCGAGCCTCCTGTTCGGCCTGTGGCACGTGCTGCCGTCGCTGCACCTGTCGACGGCGAAACCCGCGCTGACCACGGTCTTCGGCGATTCGGCGCTCGGCGCGGGCGTCGCCATCGGGGCGGCCGTGCTGTTCACGGCCGCCGCGGGCGTCCTCTTCTGCGAGCTGCGCCGCCGCAGCGGCAGCCTGCTGGCGCCGATGGGCCTGCACTGGGCGGTCAACGCGCTCGGCTACGTCGTCGGCTTCCTGCTGCGCTGA
- a CDS encoding sensor histidine kinase produces the protein MVEAAVRTGPPGSPGRLLARVPPLVRDASLAVALWLVTFGPGRLAGAMGIALQTALVLPLVWRRRAPRTVFGVIAAVALAQWLLGVQLPADVALLIALGTVAARSPGRSAWTAGLVAVAGAVLSAARWAPEGRFLASAGALVSAVAASALLGANTRIRRAAQEERVARLERAGDERERLAVAAERARIARELHDSVTHGLSVVVALADAVVHARPADAPAVTGRIAETGRQALTEMRRSLGLLQDAGPDAETDAGRHPPPGVAQLGALCERMGAAGLTTRLRVDGDATRVPATAQLTVHRLVQESLTNALRHTPDGTSAEVRVACAPRAVTVEVTDDGPAVPVPAPGRGLTGMRERAAAYGGVLHAGPLPGGGWRVFVRLDPGGAP, from the coding sequence ATGGTCGAAGCCGCGGTACGGACGGGTCCGCCCGGGTCCCCGGGCCGGCTCCTGGCGCGCGTACCGCCCCTGGTGCGGGATGCGTCACTGGCGGTGGCGCTCTGGCTGGTGACGTTCGGGCCGGGGCGCCTGGCCGGTGCCATGGGGATCGCCCTGCAGACCGCCCTGGTGCTGCCGCTGGTGTGGCGGCGCCGGGCGCCCCGCACCGTGTTCGGGGTGATCGCCGCCGTCGCGCTCGCGCAGTGGCTGCTGGGCGTCCAGTTGCCCGCCGACGTCGCGCTGCTGATCGCCCTCGGCACGGTCGCCGCCCGGTCCCCCGGGCGGTCCGCGTGGACGGCGGGGCTCGTCGCGGTGGCGGGGGCCGTGCTGTCAGCGGCGCGCTGGGCGCCCGAGGGCCGGTTCCTCGCCTCCGCCGGGGCGCTGGTCTCCGCGGTCGCCGCGAGCGCGCTCCTGGGGGCGAACACCCGGATCCGGCGCGCCGCCCAGGAGGAGCGCGTGGCCCGTCTGGAGCGGGCGGGCGACGAGCGGGAGCGGCTCGCGGTGGCCGCGGAACGGGCCCGCATCGCACGGGAGTTGCACGACAGCGTCACGCACGGCCTGTCGGTCGTCGTGGCGCTCGCCGACGCGGTCGTGCACGCGCGGCCCGCCGACGCGCCCGCCGTGACGGGCCGGATCGCCGAGACCGGACGGCAGGCGCTGACCGAGATGCGGCGCTCGCTGGGCCTCCTCCAGGACGCCGGACCCGACGCGGAAACCGACGCGGGACGGCATCCGCCGCCCGGCGTCGCCCAGCTCGGGGCGCTGTGCGAGCGGATGGGGGCGGCGGGGCTCACGACCCGTCTGCGGGTGGACGGCGACGCCACCCGCGTGCCCGCGACGGCGCAGCTGACGGTCCACCGCCTGGTGCAGGAGTCGTTGACCAACGCGCTCCGCCACACGCCCGACGGCACGTCCGCCGAGGTCCGGGTCGCCTGCGCGCCCCGGGCCGTCACGGTCGAGGTGACCGACGACGGGCCTGCCGTGCCGGTCCCGGCCCCCGGGCGGGGTCTGACGGGGATGCGCGAGCGCGCCGCGGCCTACGGCGGGGTGCTGCACGCCGGTCCGCTGCCGGGCGGCGGCTGGCGGGTCTTCGTACGGCTCGATCCGGGCGGTGCCCCGTGA